A segment of the Sanyastnella coralliicola genome:
ACTCTCCTACTGTGAATGAGCCAAATTCAGTGTAAATATGTGGAATGTCAACGCCTTCTTCTACACAGACGTTTTTGATCAACTCGATAATGGCGTCGATCATGTAGTAATAATCATAATCGAAGCCCAAGGAATTCTTGATGGGGAAACCACCTCCGATATTTAGACTGTCCAGAGTTGGGCAAATACGCTTCATCTCACAGTATACCTTGAGGGTCTTGGAAAGCTCATTCCAGTAGTAGGCAGTATCGCGAATTCCAGTATTCACAAAGAAGTGCAACATCTTCAACTGAAGATTGGCATTGCTCTCTTGCATTTTCCGATAGAAAGGTAGGATTCGCTTATAGCCAATTCCTAACCTCGAAGTGTAAAACTCGAATTTTGGTTCTTCTTCCGTGGCAATGCGAATACCGACTTCCATCGGTTGTTCGATGTGCTTGCCGAATAGCTCCAATTCAAAATCATTATCAAGAATTGGAAGAATGTTATTCATTCCGCCTTGAACGAGTCCGTTGATTTTTTCAATGTACTCCTCTTCTTTGAATCCGTTGCAAATGATGCGTTGGTTGTCAGAGATCACCCCCTTCTTTCGCAGGGACGCCACCAAGTCAAGGTCAAATGGAGATGAGGTTTCTATATGCGCTCCGGCTTTCACTGCCGTCTCCAAGACAAAACTAAAATGGGAGCTTTTTGTCACATAGCAATAGTGATATTCCGCCTTGTAATCGTGCTTATCCATAGCGGATTTAAACCAGCCTTTGGTTCGTTGAATATTGTGCGCGATTCTTGGTAGATAATTGAATTTGAGCGGCGTGCCGTACTTTTTCGCCAAATCCATTAGAGGAATGTCGTGGAACTGAAGATTCCCTTCTTTTCCGAAGGTGAATTCTTCTTGGGGCCAGTCGAAGGTTTGTTCAACCAGGTCGATGTATCGTGTTTTCATGGGAAATGTTGAGTCGATTCTAAAGATGTTTACCAAACACTTGCACGTAGCAAGGATGGGTCCTCTCGGATCACCGACTCAGAGTCTAATGGGCAAATAGCACCACACTGGCACAAACCACTCATGGAGTTGGGCCAGCAGAACAGAGGTCATATGGATGCTACGTGCTATCATTTCGCAGTGCAATGTTAGAACAAAGATTCTTCAGTTTGACAGAATTCGATTTCAAATCAAAAAAATTTGAGATTACTATCTTGGGACTACTAAAACCCAAACTATGAAAACCTTAATCACCATGCTGAGCGCATTGCTACTCAGTAGTTTTGCCTTTTCCCAAGCTACCGGACTAAGTGTAGATGTCTATGCCGTTCATGACGGAATGGTTGGTACAACCGATCTTGCCGGTTACCAAACTTATCGCGTTTATGCTGAGTTTACTGATTCAAGTGATGAACTCTCAGCTTTGTATGGTCTTCTCATGGACGATGACCAACCTGACGAACAAGATTTGCTTATCTCAACCAACGGAAGTTGCTTTGACCATGACATGGGTGGCTTCACCCCGACCCACTCATGCAACGACTACGCTATGAATCCGGAGTTGGAATATGACACCTATTACACCCTGGATGCCACAAGCTCTTGCGACCCAGAAGACGTGGGTGCCTATCCTACAGTGCCAAGTATCATCCCATCTGCAGTTTGTAATAGTATAATAGATGATGGTGTGATTACAGCTTGGGATCCTGTTCCTGTTGGAGATGACCATCGCGTTCTTATTGCACAGGTAACTACAGACAGCTTCTTTGGCATTAACCTTTGCCTTCAAGTCTTCAACGACAACTGGGATGACGAACAACAAGAGTGTTTTGAGCTTCAGAATATTCTCGGCGGGTGCACAGATCCTACAGCAAGCAATTATGATGTCAATGCCACCGTCGATAATGGTACGTGCATGATTCCAATGGTTTTCGGTTGTCTTGATTCTGAGGCATGTAACTATAATGCAGAGGCCAATGCAGATGATGGTTCATGTGTATATCCTGGCTGTATGGATGCGAATGCTTGTAACTTCAATTCAGACGCTGGATGTGACGACGGAAGCTGCACCTTCCCTGGGTGCGACGATGCAGAAGCATGCAACTACGACGCTGCCGCTGGTTGCGATGATGGGTCATGCACTTACCCAGGTTGTCAAGACATTCTTGCATGTAATTACGATGCCGACGCCGGATGTGAAGACAATTCACTCTGTGACTATATGGTCACTTATTCCGTTGGAGGGGCGACTGACGTAATTGAAGCTTCTATCGTCACTTATGATTATCAAGAAACAGCAGAATCCACCTACGCTTGGGAAATCGAAGGGGGTACGGTTGATTCAGGACAAGGGTCTGCCTCCGTACAAGTGCTATGGGGTGAACCTGGAAACGGAATTGTACGCGTCATTGAAACCGATGCCACAGGGTGTATCGGTGAAGCCGTTGAAATTCAAATCACCATTGATCCAGATTTGAATGTACTCGAAACAGATCAACTGAACATGATTTTGTTCCCTAACCCAGCTAACGATGTAGTAACCATTCAAGTGCCTGAAAACCTCAAAAACATGCCGTTTGAAATCGTGAATGTGGTTGGCCAGCAAGTGCTGAATCTGGGCAATCTCCAACGACAGCAAGAGCAAATCGATGTGAACATGCTTGCTACGGGTGTTTATTTTGTCAAGGCGACGAACGCCAACGGACATTTCACCCAACGATTGGTCATCAAACGATAATTAACTTTCCAGTTATAGATAAAGGCGGCTCTTTCAGTCGCCTTTTTCATTGCATGCAACCAAGCGCCTTTCGTCTCGGTCCTTTAAATAGGAATCCAACCATAAGGTTCCCGCAGAAAACCACAAACTATGACTGTCTCTACGAATGGATTCGTTCCAAAAGCGAAGGTAATTGCCGCTATTCTCTCCTTTTTTCTACTCAGTATTTCTTCGTTCGCCCAAGAAGGGTGTACCGACCCTTCAGCCGCAAATTTCAACCCCTTTGCCTCCGTTGATGATGGCTCATGTGCGTATGCTGGATGTATGAATGAATTCGCATGCAATTATGACGCTAGCGCGGAAGTGCCTGGTCCTTGTGAGTACCCTTCATGTAGTGATCCTGAATCAAACAACTACAACCCCAATGCACTTTGCTTTGATG
Coding sequences within it:
- a CDS encoding arginine decarboxylase, yielding MKTRYIDLVEQTFDWPQEEFTFGKEGNLQFHDIPLMDLAKKYGTPLKFNYLPRIAHNIQRTKGWFKSAMDKHDYKAEYHYCYVTKSSHFSFVLETAVKAGAHIETSSPFDLDLVASLRKKGVISDNQRIICNGFKEEEYIEKINGLVQGGMNNILPILDNDFELELFGKHIEQPMEVGIRIATEEEPKFEFYTSRLGIGYKRILPFYRKMQESNANLQLKMLHFFVNTGIRDTAYYWNELSKTLKVYCEMKRICPTLDSLNIGGGFPIKNSLGFDYDYYYMIDAIIELIKNVCVEEGVDIPHIYTEFGSFTVGESGGMIYQVLYQKQQNDREKWNMIDSSFMTTLPDSWAINKRFMMLPVNGWEKPYERVFLGGLTCDSDDYYNSEQHVNAIYLPVYSKEKDLYIAFFNTGAYQDTLGGYGGIHHCLIPGPKHILIDRDEKGELTVEVFGEEQESKDMLKILGYE
- a CDS encoding T9SS type A sorting domain-containing protein encodes the protein MKTLITMLSALLLSSFAFSQATGLSVDVYAVHDGMVGTTDLAGYQTYRVYAEFTDSSDELSALYGLLMDDDQPDEQDLLISTNGSCFDHDMGGFTPTHSCNDYAMNPELEYDTYYTLDATSSCDPEDVGAYPTVPSIIPSAVCNSIIDDGVITAWDPVPVGDDHRVLIAQVTTDSFFGINLCLQVFNDNWDDEQQECFELQNILGGCTDPTASNYDVNATVDNGTCMIPMVFGCLDSEACNYNAEANADDGSCVYPGCMDANACNFNSDAGCDDGSCTFPGCDDAEACNYDAAAGCDDGSCTYPGCQDILACNYDADAGCEDNSLCDYMVTYSVGGATDVIEASIVTYDYQETAESTYAWEIEGGTVDSGQGSASVQVLWGEPGNGIVRVIETDATGCIGEAVEIQITIDPDLNVLETDQLNMILFPNPANDVVTIQVPENLKNMPFEIVNVVGQQVLNLGNLQRQQEQIDVNMLATGVYFVKATNANGHFTQRLVIKR